A single Suricata suricatta isolate VVHF042 chromosome 2, meerkat_22Aug2017_6uvM2_HiC, whole genome shotgun sequence DNA region contains:
- the TMEM72 gene encoding transmembrane protein 72 isoform X1, with translation MKLQMFWTGLEYTCRLLGITTAAVLIGVGTETFLQGRFKSLAFYLLFIGAVISVCEGSYFVAQMLTLCFQCRPDSLAYRAREKARWLGCFQKFLAYMLLSVACFLHPVLVWHVTIPGSMLIITGLAYFLLSKRKKSKAKPEAPAPPEQYTDPSGSAVSTTGSGDTEQTYTFHGAFKEGTGSLFIHMKSILKGTKKPSALQCPETLTELTLETTDSLAKKKQVHFEDSTVRIIPSLTEDLDDGDSEPEETTSDTTPIIPPPQAPVFLSSLTDANLF, from the exons TGTTGATCGGCGTGGGCACTGAGACCTTCCTCCAGGGACGGTTCAAAAGCCTGGCTTTCTATTTGCT GTTTATAGGTGCTGTCATCTCCGTGTGTGAAGGCTCCTACTTTGTGGCTCAGATGCTGACCCTCTGCTTCCA GTGCCGGCCAGATTCCCTGGCCTATAGAGCAAGGGAGAAAGCCCGCTGGTTGGGCTGCTTCCAGAAGTTCCTGGCATACATGCTGCTGTCTGTGGCCTGCTTTCTCCACCCTGTCCTGGTCTGGCACGTGACCATCCCAG gctccatgctcatcatcACTGGCCTGGCCTACTTCCTGCTGAGCAAGCGGAAGAAGAGCAAAGCCAAGCCCGAGGCGCCCGCTCCCCCGGAGCAGTACACGGACCCCTCGGGCAGTGCTGTGAGCACCACCggctctggggacacagagcAAACCTACACCTTCCACGGGGCCTTCAAGGAGGGGACCGGCTCCCTCTTCATCCACATGAAGAGCATCCTGAAGGGGACGAAGAAGCCCAGTGCCCTTCAGTGCCCAGAAACCCTGACAGAGCTGACCCTAGAGACAACGGACTCCCTAGCCAAGAAGAAGCAGGTGCACTTTGAAGACAGTACGGTCAGAATCATCCCGTCTCTCACTGAAGACCTGGATGACGGGGACAGCGAGCCAGAGGAGACCACCTCTGACACCACTCCCATCATCCCTCCCCCGCAGGCCCCTGTCTTCCTGTCCTCTCTCACAGACGCCAACCTGTTCTGA
- the TMEM72 gene encoding transmembrane protein 72 isoform X2, with amino-acid sequence MLTLCFQCRPDSLAYRAREKARWLGCFQKFLAYMLLSVACFLHPVLVWHVTIPGSMLIITGLAYFLLSKRKKSKAKPEAPAPPEQYTDPSGSAVSTTGSGDTEQTYTFHGAFKEGTGSLFIHMKSILKGTKKPSALQCPETLTELTLETTDSLAKKKQVHFEDSTVRIIPSLTEDLDDGDSEPEETTSDTTPIIPPPQAPVFLSSLTDANLF; translated from the exons ATGCTGACCCTCTGCTTCCA GTGCCGGCCAGATTCCCTGGCCTATAGAGCAAGGGAGAAAGCCCGCTGGTTGGGCTGCTTCCAGAAGTTCCTGGCATACATGCTGCTGTCTGTGGCCTGCTTTCTCCACCCTGTCCTGGTCTGGCACGTGACCATCCCAG gctccatgctcatcatcACTGGCCTGGCCTACTTCCTGCTGAGCAAGCGGAAGAAGAGCAAAGCCAAGCCCGAGGCGCCCGCTCCCCCGGAGCAGTACACGGACCCCTCGGGCAGTGCTGTGAGCACCACCggctctggggacacagagcAAACCTACACCTTCCACGGGGCCTTCAAGGAGGGGACCGGCTCCCTCTTCATCCACATGAAGAGCATCCTGAAGGGGACGAAGAAGCCCAGTGCCCTTCAGTGCCCAGAAACCCTGACAGAGCTGACCCTAGAGACAACGGACTCCCTAGCCAAGAAGAAGCAGGTGCACTTTGAAGACAGTACGGTCAGAATCATCCCGTCTCTCACTGAAGACCTGGATGACGGGGACAGCGAGCCAGAGGAGACCACCTCTGACACCACTCCCATCATCCCTCCCCCGCAGGCCCCTGTCTTCCTGTCCTCTCTCACAGACGCCAACCTGTTCTGA